From Symphalangus syndactylus isolate Jambi chromosome 17, NHGRI_mSymSyn1-v2.1_pri, whole genome shotgun sequence, one genomic window encodes:
- the KRT2 gene encoding keratin, type II cytoskeletal 2 epidermal, whose protein sequence is MSCQISCKSRGRGGGGGGFQGFSSGSAVVSGGSRRSTSSFSCLSRHGGGGGGFGGGGFGSRSLVGLGGTKSISISVAGGGGGFGAAGGFGGRGGGFGGGSGFGGGSSFGGVSGFGGGGFGGGGFGGGRFGGFGGPGGVGGFGGPGGFGPGGYPGGIHEVSVNQSLLQPLNVKVDPEIQNVKAQEREQIKTLNNKFASFIDKVRFLEQQNQVLQTKWELLQQMNVGTRTINLEPIFQGYIDNLKRYLDGLTAERTSQNSELNNMQDLVEDYKKKYEDEINKRTAAENDFVTLKKDVDNAYMIKVELQSKVDLLNQDLEFLKVLYDAEISQMHQSVTDTNVILSMDNSRNLDLDSIIAEVKAQYEEIAQRSKEEAESLYHSKYEELQVTAGRHGDSLKEIKIEISELNRVIQRLQGEIAHVKKQCKNVQDAIADAEQRGEHALKDARNKLNDLEEALQQAKEDLARLLRDYQELMNVKLALDVEIATYRKLLEGEECRMSGDLSSNVTVSVTSSTISSNVTSKAGFGGSGGRESSSGGGYSSGSSSYGSGGRRSGSRGGGGGGGSISGGGYGSGGGSGGRYGSGGGSRGGSSSGGGYGSGGGKHSSGGGSRGGSSSGGGYGSGGGGSSSVKGSSGEAFGSSVTFSFR, encoded by the exons ATGAGTTGTCAGATCTCTTGCAAATCtcgaggaagaggaggaggtggagggggaTTCCAGGGCTTCAGCAGCGGTTCAGCTGTGGTGTCTGGTGGAAGCCGGAGATCAACTTCCAGCTTCTCCTGCTTGAGCCGCCATGGTGGTGGTGGCGGGGGCTTCGGTGGAGGCGGCTTTGGCAGCCGGAGTCTTGTTGGCCTTGGAGGGACCAAGAGCATCTCCATTAGTGtggctggaggaggtggtggctTTGGTGCCGCTGGTGGATTTGGTGGCAGAGGAGGTGGTTTTGGAGGTGGCAGCGGCTTTGGAGGTGGCAGCAGCTTTGGAGGCGTCAGTGGCTTCGGAGGTGGTGGTTTCGGTGGAGGCGGCTTTGGTGGAGGCCGCTTTGGAGGTTTTGGGGGCCCTGGTGGTGTTGGAGGTTTTGGGGGTCCTGGTGGCTTCGGGCCTGGAGGATACCCTGGTGGCATCCATGAAGTCTCTGTCAACCAGAGCCTCCTGCAGCCTCTCAATGTGAAAGTTGACCCAGAGATCCAGAATGTGAAGGCCCAAGAGCGTGAGCAGATCAAAACTCTCAACAACAAATTTGCCTCCTTCATTGACAAG GTGCGGTTCTTGGAGCAGCAGAACCAGGTGTTACAGACCAAATGGGAGCTGCTACAACAAATGAATGTTGGCACCCGCACCATCAACCTGGAGCCCATCTTCCAGGGATATATCGACAACCTCAAGAGATATCTGGATGGGCTCACTGCAGAAAGAACATCACAGAATTCAGAGCTGAACAACATGCAGGATCTTGTGGAGGATTATAAGAAGAA GTATGAGGATGAAATCAACAAGCGCACAGCTGCTGAGAATGATTTTGTGACGCTTAAAAAG GACGTGGACAATGCCTACATGATAAAGGTGGAGCTGCAGTCCAAGGTGGACCTGCTGAACCAGGATCTTGAGTTCCTGAAAGTTCTCTATGACGCG GAGATATCCCAGATGCATCAGAGTGTCACTGACACCAACGTCATCCTCTCCATGGACAATAGCCGCAACCTGGACCTGGATAGCATCATCGCCGAGGTCAAGGCCCAGTATGAGGAGATTGCCCAGAGGAGCAAGGAAGAAGCGGAGTCCCTGTACCACAGCAAG TATGAGGAGCTCCAGGTGACTGCCGGGAGACATGGAGACAGCCTGAAAGAGATCAAGATAGAGATCAGCGAGCTGAACCGCGTGATCCAGAGGCTGCAGGGGGAGATCGCACATGTGAAGAAGCAG TGTAAGAATGTGCAAGATGCCATCGCAGATGCCGAGCAGCGTGGGGAGCATGCCCTCAAGGATGCCAGGAACAAGCTGAATGACCTGGAGGAGGCCCTGCAGCAGGCCAAGGAGGACTTGGCGCGGCTGCTGCGTGACTACCAGGAGCTGATGAACGTGAAGCTGGCCCTGGATGTGGAGATCGCCACCTACCGCAAGCTGCTGGAGGGCGAGGAGTGCAG GATGTCTGGAGACCTCAGCAGCAATGTGACTGTGT CTGTGACAAGCAGCACCATTTCATCAAATGTGACATCCAAGGCTGGCTTTGGAGGTTCTGGAGGTAGAGAGTCCAGTTCCGGAGGAGGATACAGCTCTGGAAGCAGCAGTTATGGCTCTGGAGGCCGACGGTCTGGCTCCAGAGgcggtggtggaggaggaggttcTATCTCTGGAGGAGGATATGGCTCTGGCGGTGGTTCTGGAGGAAGATACGGATCTGGAGGTGGCTCTAGGGGAGGGTCCAGCTCTGGAGGAGGATATGGCTCTGGAGGGGGAAAACATAGCTCGGGAGGTGGCTCTAGAGGAGGCTCCAGCTCTGGAGGAGGATATGGCTCTGGAGGGGGAGGTTCTAGCTCTGTAAAGGGTAGCTCAGGTGAAGCTTTTGGTTCCAGCGTGACCTTCTCTTTTAGATAA